A genomic region of Halanaerobiales bacterium contains the following coding sequences:
- a CDS encoding extracellular matrix/biofilm biosynthesis regulator RemA family protein → MFLHLGKGHMLPENEVVLIGDLEATTDSDTTQEFLDISEEEGFIVDYSEGEAKSFVLTGETIYLSMISSKTLAKRMKRPIAKNGRVF, encoded by the coding sequence ATGTTTTTACATCTTGGTAAAGGACATATGTTACCAGAAAATGAAGTAGTTCTAATAGGTGATTTAGAAGCAACTACAGATTCTGATACTACTCAGGAATTTTTAGATATTTCAGAAGAAGAGGGCTTTATAGTTGATTATTCAGAAGGTGAAGCAAAATCTTTTGTGCTCACTGGAGAAACAATCTACCTCTCAATGATTTCTTCAAAAACATTGGCTAAAAGAATGAAAAGACCGATAGCTAAAAATGGTAGGGTATTTTAA
- the gyrB gene encoding DNA topoisomerase (ATP-hydrolyzing) subunit B: protein MELKSEGQYNAEHIQVLEGLEAVRKRPGMYIGSTSQEGLHHLVYEVVDNSIDEAMQGHCDQINVIIEKGNIVTVVDNGRGIPIDTHPKVNKPAVEVVMTTLHAGGKFGGEGYKVSGGLHGVGVSVVNALTEWLEVEINWEDGKLYRQKYERGVPTTELKAIGEGNEVTGTKISFKPDPDIFETLNFKYKNISQRLKELAFLNKGLKIVFEDRRGEELKRDEFHYEGGIVSFVNYLNKNKKSLYPNPIFIENEGKEGNVEIAIQYHDGYNNSIFAFANNINTKEGGTHLSGFKSALTRTVNDYARKKGFLKEDDDNLKGKDIREGLTAIISVKLEDPQFEGQTKTKLGNSEMRGYVDSTLSSNLKTYLEENPKIGKVIVNKAISAARARKAARKARDLTRRKSALTSTALPGKLSDCSSKDTEETELYIVEGDSAGGSAKQGRDRKFQAILPLKGKILNVEKSRLNKILNNNEIRALITAIGTGVADEFDLSKARYGKIIIMTDADVDGAHIRTLLLTFFYRYMRPLIEQGYIYIAQPPLYKLKKGRKEVYAYNDKSLNKLLDEMGRKNISLQRYKGLGEMNPGQLWDTTMNPEERVVLKVQIEDAILADETFTTLMGDKVQPRREFIQNHAHEVENLDI, encoded by the coding sequence ATGGAATTAAAAAGTGAAGGACAATACAATGCAGAACATATACAGGTTTTAGAAGGACTAGAAGCTGTTAGAAAAAGACCAGGAATGTATATTGGATCAACTTCACAAGAAGGATTACATCATCTTGTTTATGAAGTTGTAGATAATAGTATAGACGAAGCTATGCAGGGACATTGTGATCAAATTAATGTTATTATTGAAAAAGGAAATATAGTAACTGTAGTTGATAATGGAAGAGGTATTCCTATAGATACTCATCCAAAAGTAAACAAACCGGCAGTAGAAGTGGTAATGACTACTCTTCATGCAGGTGGTAAATTTGGTGGAGAAGGATATAAAGTATCTGGTGGTTTACATGGAGTTGGAGTATCTGTTGTTAATGCCCTAACTGAATGGTTAGAAGTTGAAATTAATTGGGAAGATGGTAAATTATATAGACAAAAATATGAAAGAGGAGTACCAACAACTGAATTGAAAGCAATAGGAGAAGGCAATGAAGTTACTGGTACTAAAATATCTTTCAAACCTGATCCAGATATTTTTGAAACTCTTAATTTTAAATATAAAAATATTTCTCAAAGGTTAAAAGAACTTGCTTTTTTAAATAAAGGGCTAAAAATTGTATTTGAAGATAGAAGAGGAGAAGAACTTAAAAGAGATGAATTTCACTATGAAGGTGGGATTGTTTCTTTTGTTAATTATTTAAATAAAAATAAAAAATCACTTTATCCAAATCCTATTTTTATCGAAAATGAAGGAAAAGAAGGAAATGTAGAGATAGCTATTCAATACCATGATGGTTATAATAATAGTATTTTTGCTTTTGCTAATAATATTAATACTAAAGAAGGTGGAACTCATTTAAGTGGGTTTAAAAGTGCATTAACAAGAACTGTAAATGATTATGCACGTAAAAAAGGATTTTTAAAAGAAGATGATGATAATCTAAAAGGTAAAGATATACGTGAAGGATTAACTGCTATTATTAGTGTTAAACTAGAAGATCCGCAATTTGAAGGTCAAACTAAAACCAAACTTGGTAATAGTGAAATGAGAGGATATGTGGATTCTACTCTTTCCAGTAATTTAAAAACATATTTAGAAGAAAATCCTAAAATTGGAAAAGTAATAGTTAATAAGGCAATTAGTGCTGCAAGAGCAAGAAAGGCAGCTAGAAAAGCTAGAGATTTAACCAGAAGAAAAAGTGCTTTAACAAGTACTGCTTTACCTGGTAAATTATCTGATTGTTCTTCAAAAGATACTGAAGAAACAGAATTATATATAGTTGAGGGTGATTCTGCCGGTGGATCAGCAAAACAAGGTAGAGATAGAAAATTTCAGGCTATATTACCTTTAAAAGGAAAAATTCTTAATGTGGAAAAATCAAGATTAAATAAAATTTTAAATAATAATGAAATTAGAGCTTTAATTACAGCTATTGGTACAGGAGTTGCAGATGAATTTGATTTATCTAAAGCCCGTTATGGTAAAATAATTATTATGACTGATGCAGATGTAGATGGAGCTCATATTAGAACTCTATTATTAACTTTCTTTTATCGATATATGAGACCATTAATTGAACAGGGTTATATTTATATTGCTCAACCTCCACTTTACAAATTGAAAAAGGGGAGAAAAGAGGTATATGCCTATAATGATAAAAGTTTAAATAAACTCTTAGATGAAATGGGAAGAAAAAATATTTCTTTACAGAGATATAAGGGTTTAGGAGAAATGAATCCTGGACAACTTTGGGATACTACTATGAATCCTGAAGAAAGAGTGGTTCTTAAAGTTCAAATTGAAGATGCAATTCTTGCTGATGAAACTTTTACCACCTTAATGGGGGATAAAGTACAACCGAGAAGAGAGTTTATTCAAAATCATGCTCATGAAGTGGAAAATCTTGATATATAA
- the gyrA gene encoding DNA gyrase subunit A: protein MAKIADRVKNVDIDDEMKSAYLDYSMSVIVSRALPDVRDGLKPVHRRILYAMHDLGITPNKSHKKSARIVGEVLGKYHPHGDTAVYNSMVRMAQDFSYRYPLIDGHGNFGSVDGDSAAAMRYTEARMSKMATEMLEDIGKGTIDFDSNFDDSLQEPSVLPAKVPNLLVNGSSGIAVGMSTSIPPHNLGEVVDGVIKLIDNPEVEIEELMKSIKGPDFPTGGYIMGKTSIYKAYKTGRGKIKLRAKTRIEEFDNGTSRIIIDELPYQVNKARLIEKIANLVKNDKIDGISDLRDESDRDGMRAVIELKRSATPKIVLNRLFKHTRMQVTFSMIMLALVDGQPVTLNLKEILEHYLEHQKDVITRRTKYDLNKAEARAHILEGYRIALSNIDEIVEFIKNAPDVSTAREGLMTDYELTEKQANAILRMRLQSLTGLERDKIEEEYSDLKEKIKYYKSILNDEDKLLNIIKEEILNIKEKYNDQRRTDILKAKYVDLEMEDLIEEEQIVVAMTHDDYIKRMPLDIYRSQRRGGKGVIGIKTKDEDFVADIFTTSTHHYFLFFTNKGKVYRLKGYQIPEAGRQARGTPIINLLDLDKEERITSVIPVKEFDEKRNLIMSTKNGLIKKTPLIDYKTNYTGLKGIKLREEDELIDVKFTDGNGNVIIATHQGKAIHFNEKDVRSTSRASYGVKAIDLGDEDYVVGLGVDKEGEDLLVITERGYGKKTPLKNYRLQTRGGKGLITLNVKEKNGLLAGIKVVNDDHELLVISESGIMIRTHIEEISTTGRNTQGVKVMNLDKEDKVVSLARIEKSEEKDSDEELDEKNDEKEDEENKEVENEKNKK, encoded by the coding sequence ATGGCTAAAATCGCAGATAGAGTTAAAAATGTTGATATAGACGATGAAATGAAAAGTGCATATCTTGATTATTCAATGAGTGTTATAGTAAGTAGAGCTCTTCCTGATGTTAGAGATGGGTTAAAACCAGTTCATCGCAGAATTTTATATGCTATGCATGATTTAGGAATAACACCTAATAAATCACATAAAAAATCTGCCAGGATTGTGGGAGAAGTTCTAGGTAAATATCACCCTCATGGTGATACAGCAGTTTATAATTCTATGGTTAGAATGGCTCAGGATTTTTCTTATCGTTATCCATTAATAGATGGACATGGTAACTTTGGTTCAGTTGATGGGGATTCTGCTGCTGCTATGCGTTATACTGAGGCAAGAATGTCTAAAATGGCCACAGAAATGCTAGAAGATATAGGAAAAGGGACAATAGATTTTGATTCAAACTTTGATGATTCTTTGCAGGAACCATCAGTTTTACCTGCTAAAGTCCCTAATTTATTAGTAAATGGAAGTTCGGGGATTGCAGTTGGTATGTCAACCAGTATTCCTCCTCATAATTTAGGAGAAGTAGTTGATGGAGTAATAAAATTAATTGATAACCCGGAAGTAGAAATAGAAGAACTAATGAAATCTATTAAAGGTCCTGATTTCCCAACTGGTGGATATATAATGGGAAAAACAAGTATATATAAAGCCTATAAAACAGGTCGAGGTAAAATAAAATTAAGAGCTAAAACAAGAATAGAAGAATTTGATAATGGAACTTCGAGAATTATCATTGATGAACTACCCTATCAGGTAAATAAAGCAAGATTAATAGAAAAAATAGCTAATTTAGTAAAAAATGATAAAATAGATGGTATAAGTGATCTTAGAGATGAATCAGATAGAGATGGAATGAGAGCAGTAATTGAATTAAAAAGAAGTGCTACCCCAAAAATAGTTTTAAATAGATTATTTAAACACACCAGAATGCAGGTTACTTTCAGTATGATAATGCTTGCTTTAGTTGATGGACAGCCTGTAACTTTAAATTTAAAAGAAATTTTAGAACATTATCTAGAACATCAAAAAGATGTTATAACTAGAAGAACTAAATATGATTTAAATAAAGCAGAAGCAAGAGCTCATATTCTAGAAGGTTATAGAATTGCTTTAAGTAATATAGATGAAATAGTAGAATTTATAAAAAATGCTCCAGATGTTTCTACAGCTCGCGAAGGATTAATGACTGATTATGAATTAACAGAAAAACAGGCAAATGCCATTTTAAGAATGAGACTCCAGAGCTTAACTGGTTTAGAAAGAGATAAAATAGAAGAAGAATATAGTGATCTCAAAGAAAAAATTAAATATTACAAAAGTATTTTAAATGATGAAGATAAACTTTTAAATATCATAAAAGAAGAAATTTTAAATATCAAAGAAAAATATAATGATCAAAGAAGAACAGATATTCTAAAAGCTAAGTATGTTGATTTAGAAATGGAAGACCTTATTGAAGAAGAACAAATTGTTGTTGCTATGACCCATGATGATTATATCAAAAGGATGCCTTTAGATATTTATCGTAGTCAAAGAAGAGGTGGAAAAGGTGTAATTGGTATAAAAACTAAAGATGAAGATTTTGTAGCAGATATTTTCACTACTTCTACTCATCATTATTTCCTTTTCTTTACCAATAAGGGAAAAGTATATAGATTAAAAGGTTATCAGATTCCAGAAGCCGGAAGACAGGCAAGAGGAACACCAATTATTAATTTACTTGATCTTGATAAAGAGGAAAGAATAACTTCTGTAATACCGGTTAAAGAATTTGATGAAAAAAGAAACTTAATAATGTCTACTAAAAATGGTCTTATTAAGAAAACTCCTTTAATAGATTATAAAACAAATTACACTGGTCTAAAAGGAATTAAATTAAGAGAAGAAGATGAATTAATTGATGTTAAATTTACTGATGGAAATGGTAATGTTATAATTGCAACCCATCAAGGTAAAGCCATTCACTTTAATGAAAAAGATGTTAGATCTACTTCTAGAGCCTCTTATGGAGTAAAAGCTATAGACCTAGGAGATGAAGATTATGTAGTTGGTTTAGGAGTAGATAAAGAAGGAGAAGATTTATTAGTAATAACTGAAAGAGGTTATGGAAAGAAAACACCTCTTAAAAATTATAGATTACAGACAAGAGGTGGAAAAGGGCTTATTACTTTAAATGTAAAAGAAAAGAATGGACTTTTAGCAGGCATTAAAGTAGTAAATGATGACCATGAACTCTTAGTTATTAGTGAAAGTGGTATTATGATCAGAACTCATATTGAGGAAATATCTACAACTGGTAGAAATACTCAGGGAGTTAAAGTAATGAATTTAGATAAAGAAGATAAAGTTGTTTCCCTGGCACGCATAGAAAAAAGCGAGGAAAAAGATAGTGATGAAGAACTGGATGAAAAAAATGATGAAAAAGAAGATGAAGAAAATAAAGAAGTAGAAAATGAGAAAAATAAAAAATAA